The nucleotide sequence GGATTGGTTATTGGACAAGGATAATCCCCACTATGCATATGATCTCTTGGGAGTCTACAAGAGTACCTTCCTGCCTCGATTCTTCATCCAACCTTCCAAAGAGGAGTGTTTGGATGTGCGTGAGGTGGTCTCCTTTGCCAACAGCATTGGCGCCATCGCAGCCTATGCCTATCTCGGGGATGTAGCTGAGAGTGTGACCGGGGATAAGAAGGCAGAGAAGTTTGAGGATGAGTTCTTGGAAGAGTTGATGGATCTGCTGGTGGATATTGGGTTCCCTGCGGTGACCTATATGCCTCCGCGCAATACCAAGGAGCAGATGCTTCGCTTGCAGAAGCTTGCCAGGGAGAGAAACTTGATGGAGATCAGTGGGGTGGATATCAACAGCAGCAGGCAGAGTATGAATTGTCCTGAGTTGTTGGAACCTACTGCAAAACATCTCGTTGATGCAGCTTGGGCGCTGGTCGCGCATGAGAAGCTAGCTTCCTGTGATGATACCCTTGGTCTGTTCCATCCTGAAAATCCGATGGCAGGGTCTTCTCTCGAAGAGAAGTTGAAACATTACGCAGCGCTAGGAAGAAAGATGAATGTTCATGACCCATATTCCCTAGCCGAACAGTTCTAAGGAGAAGCAATGAATACGTTTACAGAACAGATTAACTTTGAAATTCCCCCAGTGCTTCGTGGCTTGACCTTTGATGGTCAGAAGGGTTTGTTTATACACCGTGTCACTGGCAAGAAGGTGGACCTTTCCCTGCCATCTCCACAAGAGTTTGCAAGTATCGAAGAGGCATCTGAAGCTTGGAAAAAGCTGCTCGATGCTTACACTTCAGAGAGGAAGGTTTTCCCTTCTGTAATAGAGATTGCAGGGATGGACCTGCAGTACGGACTGGGTACTAACTACGATGAGGCCCTCAGGGCGGAAGGGGTAAGCATGCTCCCCACCCTTTCTCCTACATTCAGCCGGGCAGATGTCGTTCGAGACAAGGTAGTCTTGGTCACCGGTGGTGCACAGGGATTTGGGGAGGGCATGGTTCGCTCCCTTGTTGAGCATGGAGCCTTTGTCTATATAGCCGACATGAATGCAGATGGGGCAAAAAAGCTCAGCGATGAGTTGAACTGGGAAGCCTGTATCACGGTTTCCAAACCACTCACGGTCAATGTAACCGATGAGAAGAGTGTCGAGGCTATGATGAATCAGGTAGCTGAAGAGACCGGGGGATTGGATCTGTTTGTCTCCAATGCAGGTGTGCTTCGTGCCGGTTCAGTGAAGCTGATGGAGCTGAAGGATTTCCAGTTCGTTACCAACGTTGATTACACTGGATTCTTTATCTGCACAAAGTTTGCCTCCAGACTGATGGCTTTGCAGAATATTCCCAGTGCCTCGTATTTTACGGATATTATAGCCATCTCCAGTAAGTCCGGATTGGAAGGTTCCAATAAGAATGGCGCCTATGCCGGTGCCAAATTTGGGACCATCGGGCTCACACAGAGCTTTGCTTTGGAGTTGGTAGAGGATAACATTAAGGTCAACGCAATCTGTCCGGGCAACTTCCTTGATGGTCCGCTTTGGTCGGATCCTAAGAGAGGGTTGTTCGTGCAGTACCTGGAAGCTGGAAAGGTTCCAGGAGCGAAAAGTGTTGCTGATGTAAGAAGGTTCTATGAATCGAAGGTGCCGATGAATCGTGGATGTCGCACAGAGGACGTCATGAGGGCACTTCTCTACATAGTCGAACAGACCTACGAGACAGGTCAGGCGGTTCCCGTAACCGGTGGCCAGGTCATGCTTAATTAGGAGAATAGAAATGAAAACACGTGCTATCCGTCTGTATGGAGTGAATGATCTTCGCCTCGAAGAGTTTGAACTTCCCCAGATTGCTGAGGACGAAATCCTCGCAAAAGTGATAACCAATAGTATCTGTATGAGCGACCACAAGGCTGCTGAGCAGGGTGCAAGCCATAAAAGAGTCCCCAATGATGTTGACAAGAACCCGATTATGCTGGGTCATGAGTTTTGTGGAGAAATCGTTGAGGTAGGAAAGAAATGGCAGGATACGTTCAAGGTTGGTTCACGTTTCTCTATCCAGCCAGCTTTGAATTACAAGGGTTCCCTTGATGCTCCCGGCTATTCGTTCCAGTACATCGGAGGGGACGCAACATATGTGGTGATT is from uncultured Sphaerochaeta sp. and encodes:
- a CDS encoding SDR family NAD(P)-dependent oxidoreductase; the encoded protein is MNTFTEQINFEIPPVLRGLTFDGQKGLFIHRVTGKKVDLSLPSPQEFASIEEASEAWKKLLDAYTSERKVFPSVIEIAGMDLQYGLGTNYDEALRAEGVSMLPTLSPTFSRADVVRDKVVLVTGGAQGFGEGMVRSLVEHGAFVYIADMNADGAKKLSDELNWEACITVSKPLTVNVTDEKSVEAMMNQVAEETGGLDLFVSNAGVLRAGSVKLMELKDFQFVTNVDYTGFFICTKFASRLMALQNIPSASYFTDIIAISSKSGLEGSNKNGAYAGAKFGTIGLTQSFALELVEDNIKVNAICPGNFLDGPLWSDPKRGLFVQYLEAGKVPGAKSVADVRRFYESKVPMNRGCRTEDVMRALLYIVEQTYETGQAVPVTGGQVMLN